One part of the Acidobacteriota bacterium genome encodes these proteins:
- a CDS encoding DNA-3-methyladenine glycosylase I, with amino-acid sequence MTAQNRCPWAGTDPLYVQYHDHEWGVPLHDEHRLFEMLVLEGAQAGLSWITVLRKRDHYREAFDGFDPVRVARYSKTRVERLLRNPGIIRNRLKVESAVSNARAFLAVQDAFGSFDEYIWRRVDGRPMVNAWTSTRQIPARTPESDAMSRDLRQRGFRFVGPTICYAHMQATGMVNDHLVSCFRYVACSGE; translated from the coding sequence ATGACCGCCCAGAATCGCTGTCCGTGGGCTGGTACCGATCCGCTCTACGTTCAGTATCACGATCACGAGTGGGGCGTGCCCCTGCACGACGAGCACCGCCTGTTCGAAATGCTCGTGCTCGAGGGCGCGCAGGCCGGGCTGAGCTGGATCACCGTGTTGCGAAAGCGCGATCACTACCGGGAGGCCTTCGACGGATTTGATCCGGTCAGAGTCGCTCGATACAGCAAGACTCGTGTCGAACGGCTGCTTCGCAACCCTGGCATCATCCGCAACCGGCTCAAAGTGGAATCGGCGGTTTCCAATGCGCGCGCGTTTCTGGCGGTGCAGGACGCGTTCGGCAGCTTCGACGAGTACATCTGGCGACGGGTTGACGGACGGCCGATGGTCAACGCGTGGACGTCGACGCGGCAGATTCCCGCACGCACGCCGGAATCGGATGCGATGAGCCGGGACCTGCGGCAGCGCGGCTTCAGGTTTGTAGGTCCGACGATCTGTTATGCCCACATGCAGGCCACCGGGATGGTGAACGACCACCTGGTCTCCTGTTTTCGCTATGTCGCCTGTAGTGGAGAATAG
- the pgsW gene encoding poly-gamma-glutamate system protein, producing the protein MIRLPAWLPVTLGVTLTAALLGVASGLLPQPRWPALASPRHPVADARLADQAESMMRQASRLIRSAKEGAGIPLDESGADDPSGLVGAEMTPLVTTLGSLESKQVSTSPAWARVLVAQLAGAGVTRGSIVAASFSGSFPGLNLAVTCACRALGARLVAASSVTSSTWGANQPGFTWPEMEARLVGAGFIEAVSIGVSTGGEDDRAADLEPDRRMLADQIADRAAAALQAVRLRPSHYSQAVALRLELFDRAAGRRPIAVYINIGGSQASIGRSMTVLKLKSGWLGRESFDDGPDAGVMAQMARRGVSVLHLLNIRDLAVRWGIVT; encoded by the coding sequence ATGATTCGACTGCCGGCGTGGTTGCCCGTGACGCTGGGAGTGACGCTGACGGCTGCGCTGCTGGGTGTGGCATCCGGCCTCCTGCCGCAACCGCGCTGGCCGGCGCTGGCCTCCCCCCGCCATCCCGTGGCCGATGCCCGACTCGCCGATCAGGCCGAGTCCATGATGAGACAGGCGTCGCGACTCATCCGAAGCGCAAAGGAAGGGGCCGGCATCCCACTCGATGAGAGCGGGGCTGATGATCCATCGGGACTGGTGGGCGCCGAAATGACGCCGCTGGTCACGACGCTTGGGAGCCTGGAATCGAAGCAGGTGTCGACGTCGCCGGCCTGGGCTCGCGTGCTGGTGGCTCAACTGGCGGGAGCCGGCGTCACCCGTGGGTCGATCGTCGCCGCGTCGTTTTCGGGATCGTTTCCTGGGCTGAACCTCGCCGTCACGTGCGCATGTCGCGCCCTGGGCGCGCGACTGGTTGCGGCGTCCTCTGTCACCAGTTCAACCTGGGGCGCCAACCAACCGGGCTTCACGTGGCCGGAGATGGAGGCGCGCCTCGTCGGTGCCGGTTTCATCGAGGCGGTGTCGATCGGGGTCTCGACCGGGGGTGAGGACGACCGCGCGGCTGACCTGGAACCCGACCGACGGATGCTCGCCGACCAGATCGCTGACCGCGCCGCGGCGGCGCTTCAGGCCGTCAGGCTGCGACCGTCACACTACTCGCAGGCGGTGGCGTTGCGGCTCGAGTTGTTCGACCGCGCCGCCGGCCGCCGGCCCATCGCGGTCTACATCAACATCGGCGGATCACAGGCCAGCATCGGCCGTTCGATGACGGTGCTCAAGCTCAAGAGCGGATGGCTTGGGCGCGAGTCGTTCGACGACGGACCCGACGCCGGAGTCATGGCGCAGATGGCCAGACGCGGGGTCAGCGTGCTTCACCTGCTGAACATCCGCGATCTCGCCGTGCGATGGGGGATCGTGACCTGA
- the pgsC gene encoding poly-gamma-glutamate biosynthesis protein PgsC produces MVELALALGIAINLICTELFGLASGGLIVPGYLALHLNEPARIASTLAVAAVTWGVVRYGWMRLVILYGRRRFGVTVLTGFVFHGLATAWIGSAGPLPADLRVVGYLVPGLIANSALSQGLWSTVGMTLVITVIVRLLMGLAAGWMG; encoded by the coding sequence ATGGTCGAACTGGCCCTGGCGCTGGGCATCGCCATCAACCTGATCTGCACGGAGCTGTTCGGCCTCGCGTCGGGTGGGTTGATCGTGCCGGGCTACCTCGCGCTGCACCTCAACGAGCCCGCGCGCATCGCGTCGACGCTCGCGGTCGCCGCGGTCACCTGGGGAGTGGTGCGTTACGGATGGATGCGGCTGGTCATCCTGTACGGCCGGCGGCGATTCGGCGTCACGGTGCTCACCGGGTTCGTGTTCCACGGCCTGGCCACCGCGTGGATCGGTTCCGCCGGACCTCTGCCCGCCGACCTCCGCGTCGTCGGTTATCTGGTGCCCGGGCTGATCGCCAACAGCGCGCTGTCGCAAGGGCTCTGGTCGACCGTCGGGATGACACTCGTCATCACCGTGATCGTCCGGTTGCTGATGGGCCTCGCTGCCGGCTGGATGGGATGA
- the pgsB gene encoding poly-gamma-glutamate synthase PgsB yields the protein MVTIWAAALLTSLLVLGAVERWRRDRAHTRVPLRIHVNGTRGKSAVTRLVAAALREAGIATLAKTTGTEARLILPDGTEEPIERRSPPSIREQLWVLRRASRIGAQAVAVECMAIDPELQRVSEHEMVRSSIGVITNVRHDHGNVMGTTIEDVASALGGTVPRRGVLVIGDPAGADILERIAASNGARVVRAWQSVPQPDSSAEPGWMRANVSTAIAVTRELGISDEVALRGMKRARPDPGAVTTALVHVGTRDRTVVDATAANDPDSLDAILGRRTTPHLFVFQHRADRPFRLRQFADAVPWRHPEDVVLLTGDRPDWQTWRRVKRGLGSRRASIIPTRRLAETVRRMLVTLPAASAVVCCGNTRGFDIDRFRATVGEA from the coding sequence ATGGTGACGATCTGGGCGGCGGCGCTGCTGACGTCGCTGTTGGTGCTCGGCGCCGTCGAGCGCTGGCGACGGGATCGCGCCCACACGCGGGTGCCTCTCAGGATTCACGTCAACGGCACACGCGGTAAGTCCGCCGTGACGCGCCTTGTGGCAGCTGCCCTGCGGGAGGCCGGCATCGCGACGCTGGCCAAGACCACGGGGACCGAGGCGCGGCTCATCCTCCCCGACGGGACCGAAGAACCCATCGAGCGCCGGTCACCGCCCAGCATTCGCGAGCAACTCTGGGTGCTGCGGCGCGCCTCGAGAATCGGGGCCCAGGCCGTTGCGGTCGAGTGCATGGCGATCGACCCGGAGCTCCAACGCGTCTCCGAGCACGAGATGGTCCGTTCCTCGATTGGGGTGATCACCAACGTCCGTCACGATCACGGCAACGTGATGGGCACAACGATCGAGGACGTCGCGTCCGCGCTCGGCGGCACCGTCCCCCGCCGCGGGGTGCTCGTGATTGGGGACCCGGCCGGCGCGGACATCCTCGAACGGATCGCCGCCAGCAACGGCGCCCGCGTGGTGCGAGCGTGGCAGAGCGTCCCCCAGCCGGACTCGTCGGCTGAACCCGGCTGGATGCGCGCAAATGTGTCAACCGCAATCGCCGTGACGCGCGAGCTCGGCATCAGCGACGAGGTGGCGCTGCGCGGGATGAAACGGGCCCGCCCCGATCCGGGAGCAGTGACGACCGCGCTGGTGCACGTCGGGACACGCGACAGGACCGTCGTTGATGCGACGGCGGCCAACGACCCCGATTCGCTCGACGCCATCCTTGGGCGGCGTACGACCCCTCATCTCTTCGTGTTCCAGCACCGAGCCGACCGTCCGTTTCGGCTGCGGCAATTCGCCGATGCGGTCCCCTGGCGCCATCCGGAGGACGTGGTGCTGCTGACAGGCGATCGCCCGGACTGGCAGACATGGCGGCGCGTGAAGCGGGGCCTCGGATCGCGGCGCGCCTCGATCATTCCAACCCGCCGGCTGGCCGAAACTGTCCGCCGCATGCTGGTCACTCTTCCGGCGGCGTCGGCGGTTGTCTGTTGCGGCAACACCAGAGGATTTGACATCGATCGATTCCGCGCAACAGTTGGGGAGGCTTGA
- a CDS encoding SDR family oxidoreductase, producing MDDSPVRRTALITGASAGIGMAFAHVFAEHGCDLVLTARRGDRLAELAGTISAKYGRRVHVVAADLADPSAPAAIEREIANAGITIDILVNNAGYGLAGSFLDSTWDQHRDFLQVMVTAVADLTHRFLPGMMARRYGRIINVASLAGLVPASAGHTLYAASKAMLIAFSQSLALEAIRYDVHVTALCPGFTYSEFHDVNGMRPQVSQLPAFMWMDADTVARQGYAAVMRGDIVCITGRVNRSIAVITRIMPRWITMRVLKRVARKFRRT from the coding sequence ATGGATGATTCTCCGGTCCGGCGGACCGCCCTGATCACCGGCGCATCGGCCGGCATCGGGATGGCCTTTGCCCACGTGTTTGCGGAACATGGCTGTGATCTGGTGCTGACCGCCCGCCGAGGCGACCGGCTCGCTGAGCTTGCCGGAACCATCTCCGCCAAGTACGGGAGGCGTGTGCACGTCGTGGCGGCTGATCTCGCCGACCCGTCGGCGCCGGCGGCCATCGAACGAGAGATCGCCAACGCCGGCATCACGATCGATATACTCGTGAACAACGCCGGCTACGGGCTGGCCGGCAGCTTTCTCGACTCCACCTGGGACCAGCATCGCGATTTTCTGCAGGTCATGGTAACGGCCGTCGCCGACCTGACGCACCGCTTTCTGCCCGGCATGATGGCCAGACGGTACGGACGCATCATCAACGTGGCTTCGCTCGCGGGCCTGGTGCCGGCTTCGGCCGGCCACACGCTCTACGCCGCATCGAAAGCGATGCTGATCGCGTTCTCGCAGTCGCTGGCGCTCGAAGCGATCCGCTACGACGTGCACGTGACGGCGCTGTGCCCGGGATTCACCTACAGCGAGTTCCACGACGTCAACGGCATGCGCCCGCAGGTCAGCCAGCTTCCCGCCTTCATGTGGATGGACGCCGATACGGTGGCGCGACAGGGATATGCCGCAGTCATGCGCGGCGACATCGTCTGCATCACCGGCCGCGTGAACCGGTCGATCGCGGTCATCACGCGCATCATGCCGCGGTGGATCACCATGCGTGTGCTCAAACGCGTGGCCAGGAAGTTCAGACGGACGTGA
- the typA gene encoding translational GTPase TypA translates to MPNPETARPTVANPSRRNVAIIAHVDHGKTTLVDALLFQSGTFRANERVAERAMDNTDIERERGITILAKNTALHYADILVNIVDTPGHADFGGEVERTLSMVDGVLLLVDASEGPLPQTRYVLRKALERRLTPIVVINKIDRQDARSQEVLNEVYDLFIDLDATEAQLDFPVLYTNARTGTATADIATPGTDLRPLFDAIVAHVPPPVGDADAPLQLFVANLDASDYIGRIAIGRIFNGRVTIGDTVAVSKLNGVLQLTKVTKLYAFDGLKRVEIQTAAAGDIVCLAGIADITIGETITDAERPDPLPPLAIDEPTVSMVFGVNTSPMAGRDGQFVTSRQVRDRLNKELLGNVSIRVEDAESPEQAKVIGRGELQLSILIEMMRREGYELQVSRPEIVTKEENGKVVEPVEDLIIDVPEEYQGVVIAQLGGRRGTMTRMVNHGSGRVRMDFEIPTRGLIGFRSQFMTDTRGTGILNHLFHGWRPWYGPIPARQTGALVSDRAGQATSYAIYNLQQRGEIFIEPATPVYEGMVIGENARSNDLDVNVTKEKKQTNMRASTADEAIRLVPPRVLGLEQAIEFINDDELVEVTPKSIRVRKRILAANMRPKIRS, encoded by the coding sequence ATGCCCAATCCCGAAACAGCGCGTCCGACGGTCGCCAATCCCAGCCGGCGCAACGTCGCCATCATCGCGCACGTCGATCACGGCAAGACCACGCTGGTGGACGCGCTGCTGTTCCAGAGCGGAACGTTCCGCGCCAACGAGCGCGTGGCTGAACGTGCGATGGACAACACCGACATCGAGCGCGAGCGCGGGATTACGATCCTCGCCAAGAACACCGCGCTCCACTACGCCGACATTCTGGTGAACATCGTCGACACGCCGGGTCACGCCGATTTCGGGGGGGAGGTCGAGCGGACGCTTTCGATGGTGGACGGCGTGCTCCTGCTCGTCGATGCGTCGGAAGGGCCGTTGCCGCAGACGCGGTACGTGCTGCGCAAGGCGCTCGAGCGGCGGCTGACGCCCATCGTCGTCATCAACAAGATCGATCGTCAGGACGCGCGCTCTCAGGAAGTGCTGAACGAGGTCTACGACCTGTTCATCGATCTGGATGCGACCGAGGCGCAGCTGGACTTTCCCGTCTTGTACACGAACGCCAGAACCGGCACCGCGACGGCCGACATCGCAACACCCGGCACCGACCTCCGGCCGCTGTTCGACGCCATCGTGGCGCACGTGCCGCCGCCGGTCGGCGACGCGGACGCGCCGCTGCAGCTGTTTGTCGCCAATCTCGATGCCAGCGATTACATCGGCCGCATTGCCATCGGGCGGATCTTCAACGGTCGCGTGACGATCGGCGACACCGTGGCGGTCAGCAAGTTGAACGGCGTCCTGCAACTGACGAAGGTGACCAAGCTGTACGCCTTCGACGGACTGAAACGCGTCGAGATCCAGACAGCCGCCGCCGGCGACATCGTCTGTCTTGCGGGCATCGCCGACATCACCATCGGCGAGACCATCACCGATGCGGAGCGGCCCGACCCGCTTCCGCCGCTGGCGATCGACGAACCGACGGTCTCGATGGTCTTCGGCGTCAATACGTCGCCGATGGCCGGACGCGACGGGCAGTTCGTCACGTCGCGCCAGGTCCGTGATCGTCTGAACAAGGAACTGCTGGGCAACGTGTCGATCCGCGTCGAGGATGCCGAATCGCCGGAGCAGGCGAAAGTCATCGGGCGCGGTGAACTGCAGTTGTCGATTCTGATTGAGATGATGCGGCGCGAAGGCTACGAGTTGCAGGTGTCGCGCCCGGAGATCGTGACCAAGGAAGAGAACGGCAAGGTCGTCGAGCCGGTCGAAGACCTCATCATCGACGTGCCGGAAGAGTACCAGGGCGTGGTCATTGCCCAACTCGGCGGCCGCCGAGGCACGATGACCAGGATGGTGAATCACGGGAGCGGCCGCGTCCGCATGGACTTCGAGATTCCCACCCGCGGCCTGATTGGATTCCGCTCGCAGTTCATGACCGATACGCGCGGCACGGGCATCCTGAACCACCTGTTCCACGGCTGGCGGCCGTGGTATGGCCCCATCCCTGCGCGGCAGACCGGCGCGCTGGTGTCCGATCGGGCCGGCCAGGCCACCTCCTACGCCATCTACAATCTGCAGCAACGCGGCGAGATCTTCATCGAGCCGGCGACCCCGGTCTACGAAGGCATGGTGATCGGCGAAAACGCCCGCTCCAACGATCTCGACGTCAATGTCACCAAAGAAAAGAAGCAGACCAACATGCGGGCGTCAACCGCGGACGAGGCCATCCGGCTGGTGCCGCCCCGCGTCCTCGGCCTGGAGCAGGCCATCGAGTTCATCAACGACGACGAACTGGTTGAAGTGACGCCGAAGTCCATCCGCGTGCGCAAGCGGATCCTGGCGGCCAACATGCGTCCCAAGATCAGGTCTTGA
- a CDS encoding mannosyltransferase family protein: MRAVAEDRINAPVPWWATCLDLLTVALCVVGVMLATSGGLRFRLGPAIVSIRSPWRLFLWAAGVAVLRHLLFRKQPLPVLIWTAIRRAAHSAFQWRPPNPRTLWVRFVGLSRSSAVRGAVFPFVASRGAVLLAGYLAVVAIGYPIDRERPRLASNEAVNVMAKWDAEWYLGIASEGYQWDGTLRHQMRFAFFPGYPMASRAVGWAVGDVATGAALVSLASFFGALVYLFRLAREELGAEQAETALLLLAFSPFAVFYSAIYTESLYLLATVGAFYHFRRSEWAKSSAWGLVAGLTRPNGFLLTAILLTSAALSAFKARRASRALGAAPAPPARLELQPRAWAPPAAGVLAALMPLAGMGAYSAFAYSLTGDPLTWLRLHEMWGRGKTGVWDLLVTHYDWVTQFGLQGYVTSMPIDFINTVAALLALAAVWPVARKLGVVYGVFILVNVAAPLSSGTTLSLARLTSTLFPVFLWLATLIPAKHRSSWIAAFAVLQGFSAVMFYTWRRLY; the protein is encoded by the coding sequence ATGAGGGCCGTAGCCGAAGACCGCATAAACGCACCCGTGCCGTGGTGGGCCACGTGTCTGGACCTGCTCACCGTCGCGCTGTGCGTGGTCGGCGTCATGTTGGCGACCAGCGGCGGCCTCCGCTTCCGGCTGGGCCCCGCGATCGTGTCGATACGATCGCCATGGCGCCTCTTCTTGTGGGCCGCCGGCGTCGCGGTGCTTCGCCACCTGTTGTTTCGCAAACAGCCGTTGCCAGTCCTGATCTGGACGGCGATTCGCCGCGCCGCGCACTCGGCTTTCCAATGGCGGCCTCCGAACCCGCGGACTCTGTGGGTTCGGTTCGTCGGTCTCAGCCGTTCATCCGCGGTGAGGGGAGCCGTTTTCCCCTTCGTCGCGAGCCGGGGCGCCGTCCTGCTGGCCGGCTACCTGGCGGTGGTTGCCATCGGCTATCCAATCGATCGCGAACGGCCGCGCCTCGCGTCGAACGAGGCCGTCAACGTGATGGCGAAATGGGACGCCGAGTGGTACCTCGGAATCGCGTCCGAAGGGTATCAGTGGGATGGAACGCTGCGTCATCAAATGCGGTTCGCGTTCTTTCCGGGATACCCGATGGCGTCTCGGGCGGTCGGCTGGGCGGTCGGCGACGTCGCGACCGGTGCCGCGCTCGTCTCGCTGGCATCGTTCTTCGGCGCGCTCGTCTACCTGTTCCGCCTGGCCCGCGAGGAACTCGGCGCCGAGCAGGCTGAAACTGCGCTGCTGCTGCTGGCCTTCTCGCCCTTCGCCGTGTTCTACAGCGCCATCTACACCGAGTCGCTGTACCTGCTTGCGACGGTCGGCGCGTTCTATCACTTCCGCCGATCTGAGTGGGCCAAATCGTCGGCGTGGGGTCTGGTGGCAGGGCTGACGAGGCCAAACGGGTTTCTGCTGACGGCGATCCTCCTGACTTCTGCGGCCCTCAGTGCATTCAAAGCGCGGCGCGCGTCCCGCGCTTTGGGCGCCGCCCCGGCACCACCGGCGCGTCTGGAACTCCAGCCTCGCGCGTGGGCGCCACCCGCAGCCGGCGTGCTCGCGGCATTGATGCCCCTTGCCGGGATGGGCGCGTACTCGGCGTTCGCGTACTCCCTGACCGGAGATCCATTGACGTGGCTTCGGCTCCACGAGATGTGGGGACGGGGAAAGACGGGCGTGTGGGACCTATTGGTGACGCACTATGACTGGGTCACCCAGTTCGGCCTGCAGGGGTACGTGACGTCCATGCCGATCGACTTCATCAACACCGTCGCCGCGCTCCTCGCGCTGGCGGCGGTCTGGCCCGTCGCCCGGAAGCTGGGAGTGGTCTACGGCGTATTCATTCTCGTCAACGTTGCCGCGCCACTGTCGTCGGGCACGACGTTATCGCTGGCGCGACTGACCTCGACCTTGTTTCCGGTGTTCCTCTGGCTCGCCACCCTGATCCCCGCGAAGCATCGATCGTCGTGGATTGCGGCATTCGCCGTGCTTCAGGGTTTTTCGGCGGTGATGTTCTACACGTGGCGCCGGCTCTATTGA